A genomic region of Lysinibacillus sp. 2017 contains the following coding sequences:
- a CDS encoding iron-containing alcohol dehydrogenase, producing the protein MNAFSFYNPVKIHFGKESIEQLRKELPQYGQNILIVYGGGSIKSNGVYDAIMSILNDLSMNVFELSGVEPNPRVETARKGIAICKEQTIDIVLAVGGGSVIDCSKLIVAGAKIEQDAWDIVMKKVIPTEALPLATVLTIAATASEMNSGSVITNEETKEKYSWGSPAVFPKFSILDPTYTYTLPANQTVNGVVDTMSHILEQYFHNATNTPLTDEMSEGILRTLIDVAPKALKDPSNYEHRETLMLAGTLGLNGFLGLGARGDWATHNIEHSVSAYYDIAHAAGLAIIFPNWMKHNVQVNPARFAKLAENVFGIEQAGKTEEQVALEGIEALSAFWTSIGAPNKLADFDIDATYFNEMVEHCMVTGPFGNFTKLHAEDVRKILEMSL; encoded by the coding sequence ATGAACGCATTTTCATTTTATAATCCAGTAAAAATTCATTTTGGTAAAGAAAGCATTGAACAACTACGAAAAGAGCTACCGCAGTATGGTCAAAATATTTTAATTGTTTACGGCGGGGGAAGTATTAAATCGAACGGTGTCTATGATGCCATTATGTCGATTTTAAATGATTTATCGATGAATGTATTTGAATTATCAGGTGTAGAACCAAACCCACGTGTTGAGACGGCACGAAAAGGGATTGCTATTTGTAAGGAACAAACTATTGATATCGTTCTAGCAGTTGGAGGCGGTTCAGTAATCGATTGTTCGAAATTAATTGTAGCAGGTGCGAAGATTGAGCAGGATGCTTGGGATATCGTTATGAAGAAAGTAATTCCAACAGAGGCACTTCCATTAGCGACAGTACTTACAATTGCGGCAACAGCCTCAGAAATGAACTCAGGTTCTGTTATTACAAATGAAGAAACGAAGGAAAAGTACAGTTGGGGCAGCCCGGCAGTTTTTCCGAAATTTTCGATTTTAGATCCAACGTATACGTATACACTCCCAGCCAATCAAACAGTAAATGGTGTGGTTGATACGATGTCACATATTTTAGAACAATATTTCCATAATGCAACAAATACACCACTCACAGATGAAATGAGCGAAGGGATTCTTCGTACGTTAATCGACGTGGCACCAAAAGCACTAAAAGATCCATCGAATTATGAACATCGAGAAACATTAATGCTAGCTGGTACGCTTGGATTAAATGGCTTTTTAGGATTAGGAGCTCGTGGAGATTGGGCAACGCATAATATCGAGCATTCGGTATCAGCGTACTATGATATTGCCCATGCAGCTGGCCTCGCAATTATTTTCCCAAACTGGATGAAACACAATGTACAAGTGAATCCAGCTCGTTTTGCGAAATTAGCAGAGAATGTATTTGGTATTGAGCAAGCAGGTAAAACAGAAGAGCAAGTGGCATTAGAAGGGATTGAAGCATTATCAGCATTTTGGACTTCTATTGGCGCACCGAACAAATTAGCTGATTTTGATATTGATGCAACCTACTTTAATGAAATGGTAGAGCATTGCATGGTTACTGGTCCATTCGGTAATTTCACTAAGCTACACGCTGAAGATGTACGCAAAATTTTAGAAATGTCTCTATAA
- a CDS encoding Glu/Leu/Phe/Val dehydrogenase, giving the protein MAENLNLFTSTQEVIHEALNKLGYDEAMYELLKEPVRMLSVRVPVKMDDGSTKVFTGYRAQHNDAVGPTKGGVRFHPMVSEEEVKALSMWMTLKCGIVDLPYGGGKGGVICDPREMSMGEIERLSRGYVRAIKQFVGPTKDIPAPDVYTNAQIMAWMMDEYSRMDEFNSPGFITGKPIVLGGSQGRDRATAEGVTIVIEEAAKKRNIDIKGARVVIQGFGNAGSFLAKFMSDLGAKVIGISDAHGALHDPNGLDVDYLLDRRDSFGTVTTLFENTISNKELLELDCDILVPAAIENQITAENAHDIKANIVVEAANGPTTAEATKILTERGILLVPDVLASAGGVTVSYFEWVQNNQGYYWTEEEVREKLYKKMVTAFDNVYTTAQNRNINMRLAAYMVGVRRTAEASRFRGWV; this is encoded by the coding sequence ATGGCTGAAAATTTAAACTTATTCACATCAACTCAAGAAGTAATTCATGAGGCTTTAAATAAACTAGGTTATGATGAAGCGATGTATGAATTACTAAAAGAACCTGTTCGTATGCTATCAGTACGAGTTCCTGTGAAAATGGACGATGGTTCAACAAAAGTATTCACAGGCTATCGTGCACAACATAATGATGCTGTAGGGCCAACAAAAGGTGGGGTACGCTTCCATCCTATGGTTAGTGAAGAGGAAGTGAAAGCGCTTTCTATGTGGATGACGTTGAAATGTGGTATCGTCGATCTTCCATATGGCGGTGGTAAAGGTGGGGTTATTTGTGATCCGCGTGAAATGTCGATGGGTGAAATTGAACGTCTAAGTCGAGGTTATGTACGTGCAATTAAGCAATTCGTAGGCCCAACAAAAGATATTCCAGCTCCAGACGTTTACACAAACGCTCAAATTATGGCATGGATGATGGATGAATATAGCCGAATGGACGAGTTCAATTCGCCTGGATTTATTACAGGTAAACCGATTGTACTTGGTGGTTCACAAGGTCGTGACCGTGCAACGGCTGAAGGTGTAACGATTGTTATTGAAGAAGCAGCGAAAAAACGTAACATTGATATTAAAGGTGCGCGTGTAGTTATCCAAGGTTTTGGTAATGCAGGTAGCTTCTTAGCAAAATTCATGAGCGATTTAGGTGCGAAAGTTATTGGTATCTCAGATGCACACGGTGCGTTACACGATCCAAATGGGTTAGATGTTGACTACCTATTAGATCGCCGTGATTCATTTGGTACAGTAACAACTTTATTCGAAAATACAATTTCAAACAAAGAATTATTAGAGCTTGATTGTGACATTTTAGTACCAGCTGCAATCGAAAATCAAATTACCGCTGAAAATGCACATGACATTAAAGCGAATATCGTAGTGGAAGCAGCAAATGGTCCTACTACTGCAGAAGCGACAAAAATTTTAACAGAGCGCGGCATTTTATTAGTCCCAGACGTATTAGCATCAGCTGGCGGTGTAACAGTATCTTACTTTGAATGGGTACAAAATAACCAAGGTTACTACTGGACTGAAGAAGAAGTACGCGAAAAATTATATAAAAAAATGGTAACGGCGTTTGATAATGTTTATACAACAGCGCAAAACCGTAACATCAACATGCGCCTAGCTGCCTATATGGTAGGGGTACGCCGCACAGCAGAAGCATCTCGATTCCGTGGCTGGGTGTAA
- a CDS encoding helix-turn-helix domain-containing protein yields the protein MKLQLQEQLKSLRLERNLSIEELAKKTQISIEKLTAYETGDQIPTTQTILVLSTILEVPASNLMDGILS from the coding sequence ATGAAATTACAGCTTCAGGAACAACTAAAAAGTTTGCGCTTAGAACGAAATTTATCAATTGAAGAATTAGCGAAAAAAACACAAATCAGCATTGAAAAATTGACGGCCTACGAAACTGGTGACCAAATCCCAACTACCCAAACGATTCTAGTATTATCGACAATTTTAGAAGTTCCTGCTTCTAACTTAATGGATGGGATTCTATCATAA
- a CDS encoding DUF1871 family protein, giving the protein MENIEMNRKCVQVLQQWDPFKFGEESYDTETADVVAALQGIDDPSELAKVIQKVYEYSFEQWIPIEDCVTISYKLIAVKFEAKCII; this is encoded by the coding sequence ATGGAAAATATTGAAATGAATCGAAAATGTGTTCAAGTGTTACAACAATGGGACCCATTTAAATTTGGCGAAGAAAGTTATGATACCGAGACAGCAGATGTCGTCGCAGCACTCCAAGGTATTGATGACCCATCAGAACTTGCGAAAGTTATACAAAAGGTATATGAATATTCGTTTGAACAATGGATTCCGATTGAAGATTGCGTGACGATTTCCTACAAATTAATTGCCGTAAAATTCGAAGCGAAATGTATTATCTAA
- a CDS encoding transglycosylase domain-containing protein has translation MRQIFGYLLILCSIPLLLLIGSEVWKELAKAQQHEQSIEQSIELPEVATSRLPVSLYDANNNVFSEEYTEFHQPMTIDAIPEFVKQLFLYSEDENFYEHIGFDVSAIARAFIANTSEQGIQQGGSTITQQLVRMRYLSVEKTYERKLMELFYAYELEQKYSKEQILEMYLNEMYFNNQVYGIGAAASYYFNRSLSELSLAEIAFIAAIPNNPSLYDPLKNFDNTKSRQERLIDKLVEHQAISQAEATAHKNEEIHLAVKAKVQQYPSYSTYVLQELKWLIAEQSGYAKKIATTTDKMEKEVLQLELDKEVERVMNQGIHVYTALQPEKQVKDESAINRILTTPELQASATVIDNNTREIVSIFGGKDYQKYDLHRAFQSPRQPGSSFKPISVYAPYFETTTASKNAIVSGGRYCVGIFCPENYGGYEYGNVTIETAFKHSYNTSALRLYEQIGVDTAFSYIDRFQFKSIIDKDRTYAAALGGLTYGVTTLEMADAYSSFIDGFYTPARSIRKVTNLNGETLYSWAKDQQEFWSSSTVKTMRDLLNSVVRSGTGGGLYSRSGYIGAKTGTTNQYKDYWVAGLTNDYTAAVWIGYDKPTSMERIEKAKIHFSIFNAITD, from the coding sequence ATGAGACAAATTTTTGGCTACTTACTGATTTTATGTAGCATCCCTTTACTACTCCTAATTGGCAGTGAAGTATGGAAAGAGTTGGCAAAAGCACAGCAGCATGAACAATCAATCGAACAATCGATTGAATTACCTGAAGTCGCAACATCCAGATTACCCGTTTCTTTATATGATGCAAATAACAACGTGTTTAGTGAAGAATATACAGAATTCCATCAACCTATGACGATTGATGCAATACCTGAGTTTGTCAAACAGTTGTTTTTATATAGTGAAGACGAAAACTTTTATGAACATATTGGCTTTGATGTAAGTGCGATTGCTCGTGCATTTATCGCGAATACATCCGAACAAGGGATTCAACAAGGTGGTTCTACCATCACACAACAGCTGGTTCGTATGCGTTATTTATCGGTAGAAAAAACGTATGAGCGTAAACTAATGGAACTGTTTTACGCCTACGAGCTTGAACAAAAGTATTCTAAAGAACAAATATTAGAAATGTACTTAAACGAAATGTATTTTAACAATCAAGTGTATGGTATTGGCGCTGCAGCAAGCTATTATTTTAATCGCTCACTATCTGAGCTATCGTTAGCAGAAATTGCATTTATCGCAGCGATTCCAAATAATCCATCTTTATACGATCCGCTTAAAAATTTCGATAATACGAAAAGTAGACAAGAACGCTTAATCGATAAACTAGTTGAGCATCAAGCAATTAGCCAAGCCGAAGCTACAGCGCATAAAAACGAAGAAATTCACCTTGCCGTGAAAGCTAAAGTTCAACAATATCCAAGTTATAGTACGTATGTATTGCAGGAATTAAAATGGCTTATTGCCGAACAATCTGGTTATGCGAAAAAAATCGCCACTACAACGGATAAGATGGAAAAAGAGGTATTACAATTAGAGCTTGATAAAGAAGTGGAGCGTGTCATGAATCAAGGCATTCATGTTTATACGGCCCTTCAACCAGAGAAACAAGTAAAAGATGAATCGGCCATTAATCGAATTTTAACAACACCCGAACTGCAAGCAAGTGCGACTGTAATTGACAATAATACACGAGAAATCGTCAGTATTTTTGGTGGGAAGGATTATCAAAAATATGACTTACACCGTGCATTCCAGTCACCAAGACAGCCTGGTTCATCATTTAAACCGATTAGTGTGTATGCACCTTATTTTGAAACAACAACCGCTTCAAAAAATGCCATTGTAAGTGGTGGTCGTTATTGTGTCGGTATCTTCTGTCCAGAAAACTATGGGGGTTATGAATATGGGAATGTTACGATTGAAACAGCCTTTAAGCACAGTTACAATACAAGTGCACTACGATTATATGAACAAATAGGCGTTGATACGGCATTTTCATATATTGATCGTTTCCAATTTAAATCGATAATCGACAAAGACCGTACTTATGCAGCTGCTTTAGGTGGCCTAACCTATGGGGTAACGACACTGGAAATGGCCGATGCCTATTCAAGCTTTATCGACGGCTTTTATACACCTGCTCGTAGTATTCGTAAAGTAACAAATTTAAATGGGGAAACACTTTACTCTTGGGCAAAGGATCAACAAGAGTTTTGGTCAAGTAGCACAGTTAAAACGATGCGCGACTTATTAAATTCCGTTGTGCGTAGTGGTACTGGTGGAGGATTGTATAGCCGCTCAGGTTATATCGGTGCAAAAACAGGTACGACAAATCAATATAAAGATTATTGGGTTGCTGGTTTAACGAATGATTATACAGCGGCCGTTTGGATTGGCTACGACAAACCAACTTCCATGGAGAGAATTGAAAAAGCAAAAATTCATTTTTCAATATTTAATGCCATTACAGATTAG
- a CDS encoding peptidylprolyl isomerase has product MYPQLSKELNPGEVLVEMNTTMGSIKIKLFPEQAPKTVENFLGHAKSGYYNGIIFHRVIPNFMVQGGDPTGTGMGGESIWGGSFEDEFSPELLNIRGALSMANAGPGTNGSQFFIVQAPKVEVSMLKQMEVRGWSKEEVEVYKENGGTPWLDGKHSVFGQVVEGMDVVDKIVNVDKNMHDKPKEDVKIESITVID; this is encoded by the coding sequence ATGTATCCACAATTATCGAAAGAATTAAATCCAGGTGAAGTACTAGTAGAAATGAACACAACAATGGGTTCAATTAAAATTAAATTATTCCCAGAGCAAGCACCAAAAACAGTTGAAAACTTTTTAGGTCATGCAAAATCAGGTTACTATAACGGCATTATCTTCCACCGTGTTATTCCAAACTTCATGGTTCAAGGTGGCGATCCAACTGGTACAGGTATGGGTGGCGAATCAATTTGGGGTGGTTCATTTGAAGATGAATTTTCTCCAGAATTATTAAACATCCGTGGTGCACTTTCAATGGCCAATGCAGGTCCTGGCACAAATGGTTCTCAATTCTTCATCGTTCAAGCACCTAAAGTAGAAGTTTCTATGTTAAAACAAATGGAAGTTCGCGGTTGGTCGAAAGAAGAAGTAGAAGTTTACAAGGAAAACGGTGGTACACCATGGTTAGACGGTAAACACTCAGTATTTGGACAAGTAGTCGAAGGCATGGATGTTGTTGACAAAATTGTTAACGTTGACAAAAATATGCACGATAAACCAAAAGAAGATGTTAAGATTGAGTCAATCACAGTAATTGACTAA
- a CDS encoding sodium-dependent transporter has protein sequence MSSRDQFSSKLGFILAAAGSAIGLGAIWKFPYMAGTNGGSVFILLFILCTVIIGLPILMAEFMIGRRGQKDPITSFKEQAPGKPWFMIGWIGLVACGLILSFYSVVGGWILSYIVRAFTFSLTGKGLDFGALFSDLISNPWEVLIAQAAFMLITLVIVQAGIKKGIEAASKWMMPLLFIFFILLFVRSITLEGAMEGVKFMFIPDWSYFNGETLILALGQAFFSLSIGVAAMITYASYLSKKEKIVTSAINVASMNIAISLLAGLVIFPAVFALGFSPTEGPGLVFIMIPAVFEQLPFGSILLLVFFILLLFATITSSIALLEVVVSIGIREKTEKRKKASWIFAAIIFIVGIPSALSFGILSDVQIMDRSIFDFVDYVTSAILMPIGALLTSIFAGYHYSKKISKEELQTSPAIYYIWLFIVRYLAPISIIAILISKVFFS, from the coding sequence TTGTCATCTAGAGATCAGTTTTCATCTAAGCTTGGATTTATTCTCGCTGCTGCTGGAAGTGCCATTGGACTTGGTGCGATTTGGAAGTTCCCCTATATGGCGGGAACAAATGGTGGTAGTGTTTTCATTTTATTATTCATATTATGTACAGTCATTATCGGTTTACCGATTTTAATGGCAGAATTTATGATTGGTCGCCGTGGTCAAAAGGATCCGATTACGTCATTTAAAGAGCAAGCTCCAGGAAAACCATGGTTTATGATTGGTTGGATTGGCCTTGTTGCATGTGGGCTTATCCTTTCTTTCTATAGTGTAGTCGGTGGTTGGATATTAAGTTATATCGTACGCGCCTTTACATTTTCATTGACCGGAAAAGGTCTTGATTTTGGTGCATTATTCTCAGATTTGATATCGAATCCTTGGGAAGTATTGATTGCACAAGCTGCTTTTATGCTTATCACATTAGTTATTGTACAAGCTGGGATTAAAAAAGGAATCGAAGCGGCTAGTAAATGGATGATGCCACTTTTATTCATTTTCTTCATTTTATTATTTGTTCGTTCCATCACTTTAGAAGGTGCCATGGAAGGCGTTAAATTTATGTTTATCCCAGATTGGTCGTATTTCAATGGAGAAACGTTAATTTTAGCACTTGGGCAAGCATTCTTCTCTTTAAGTATTGGTGTAGCAGCGATGATTACGTATGCTTCGTATTTATCGAAAAAAGAAAAAATCGTAACATCTGCCATTAATGTTGCCAGTATGAATATTGCGATTTCTCTTTTGGCTGGTTTAGTCATTTTCCCAGCGGTTTTTGCATTAGGTTTCTCTCCTACTGAAGGACCTGGGTTAGTATTTATTATGATTCCAGCAGTTTTTGAACAGTTGCCATTCGGTAGCATCTTATTATTAGTGTTTTTCATCCTATTATTATTTGCAACCATTACGTCTTCTATTGCATTACTAGAAGTTGTTGTTTCAATCGGTATTCGTGAAAAAACAGAAAAACGAAAAAAGGCTTCGTGGATTTTCGCTGCGATTATCTTTATCGTAGGTATTCCTAGTGCCTTATCTTTCGGGATATTATCGGACGTACAAATAATGGATCGTTCGATTTTCGACTTTGTAGACTACGTAACTAGTGCGATTCTAATGCCCATTGGTGCATTATTAACATCAATTTTTGCAGGTTATCATTATTCGAAAAAAATCTCAAAAGAAGAACTACAAACTTCACCAGCTATCTACTATATTTGGTTGTTTATCGTTCGCTATTTAGCCCCAATTTCAATAATCGCTATCCTTATTAGCAAAGTATTTTTCAGCTAA
- a CDS encoding MalY/PatB family protein gives MSFFNAIYERKNTSSLKWDKMGEIYQLDDTSEILPMWVADMDFPAPKVVVDALTERLNHPIFGYTFPSDDVKHAITNWFANRHQWTIDPSTILFHQGVIPAIASIVETFTHVGDKIGMSTPIYPPFFNVPIAQQREIVTCDLTETNGSYAWDFEKLEQLFQSGIKMYILCNPHNPAGIVWSREDLEKLIQLCIKYDVYLLADEIHADISINKAYTPTLTVKGADEANIITCIAPTKTFNLAGIHAAMTITPNKELQLALEKTGLAHGSLSLNTFACTAVKAVYTEGAQWVDDLLAYLKVNMNYVVEQLNAIDGIQVTVPDATYLMWIDYRGTGLSEKEMMDRLLSIGKVALDPGTKYKEAGQGFLRINVACPFETLKDGVERIKHALQ, from the coding sequence ATGTCTTTTTTTAATGCAATTTATGAACGCAAAAATACGAGCTCTTTAAAATGGGACAAAATGGGCGAAATTTATCAATTAGATGATACGTCGGAAATTTTGCCAATGTGGGTTGCTGATATGGATTTTCCAGCACCAAAAGTAGTTGTAGACGCACTAACTGAACGTTTGAACCATCCAATTTTTGGTTATACGTTCCCAAGTGATGATGTAAAACACGCTATTACAAATTGGTTTGCAAATCGTCACCAATGGACAATCGATCCTTCAACAATTCTATTCCATCAAGGGGTAATCCCTGCGATCGCGTCGATTGTTGAAACATTTACACATGTTGGTGACAAAATCGGTATGTCTACCCCTATTTACCCGCCATTCTTTAATGTTCCAATTGCACAGCAACGTGAAATTGTGACATGTGATTTAACAGAAACCAATGGCTCTTATGCGTGGGATTTTGAAAAGTTAGAACAATTATTCCAGTCAGGCATTAAGATGTACATTTTATGTAATCCACACAATCCAGCTGGTATTGTTTGGAGCCGCGAAGATTTAGAAAAGCTAATCCAATTATGTATTAAGTATGATGTGTATTTGTTAGCAGATGAAATTCACGCTGATATTTCGATTAATAAAGCATATACGCCAACATTAACCGTTAAAGGCGCTGATGAAGCTAACATTATTACGTGTATCGCACCTACGAAAACGTTTAATCTTGCTGGAATTCATGCTGCCATGACGATCACACCAAATAAAGAGCTACAATTGGCACTAGAGAAAACGGGTCTGGCACATGGTAGTCTATCACTTAATACTTTTGCATGCACAGCTGTAAAAGCAGTTTATACAGAAGGTGCGCAATGGGTAGATGATTTACTCGCTTATTTAAAAGTGAATATGAATTATGTGGTGGAACAATTAAATGCAATCGACGGCATTCAAGTTACTGTACCTGATGCAACGTATTTAATGTGGATTGACTATAGAGGAACAGGACTTTCTGAAAAGGAAATGATGGACCGCTTACTATCAATCGGAAAAGTCGCACTAGATCCAGGTACGAAGTATAAAGAAGCGGGTCAAGGCTTTTTACGTATTAATGTTGCCTGTCCATTTGAAACATTAAAAGATGGTGTCGAACGTATTAAACATGCACTTCAATAA
- a CDS encoding cation diffusion facilitator family transporter, producing MGEIFKLLKGGNKPSLLAAFVNLFLGIIKGIAFSLTGNVAMFAEMMHSLGDAANQTFVFIGSALSKKAPTPRFPNGYGRIVNLVCLGAVIIVAILSYETILEGWHGFLHPATESKGIWIALGVLAIGIVLEGSVLIKAAHEILHDAGVKKKGLAIFASAKYLNRAKPATKLVWMEDLVATSGNVLAFLAIVIAHLTGFYQLEGLVSMVIGVMMFFVVGRVFLDNARGAIGETDEEMLVHIGNLVLEDPNITDIARLEVIKEGEFLHVELIAETDPNLSLAYLDDVRDHLIELLLNQKGVTKVTMAFDEDDGERSWQHTATKPEKEKGMI from the coding sequence ATGGGAGAAATATTTAAATTATTAAAAGGAGGAAACAAACCTTCCTTACTTGCAGCATTTGTAAACTTATTTTTAGGCATTATTAAAGGCATTGCTTTCTCTTTAACAGGAAATGTTGCAATGTTTGCTGAAATGATGCACTCATTAGGAGATGCAGCTAATCAGACTTTCGTATTTATTGGATCAGCATTATCTAAAAAAGCACCTACCCCTCGATTTCCAAATGGTTATGGTCGAATCGTTAACTTAGTATGTCTTGGGGCAGTAATAATTGTCGCCATTCTTTCATATGAAACGATTTTAGAAGGCTGGCATGGCTTTTTACATCCAGCGACGGAATCAAAAGGTATATGGATTGCACTTGGTGTATTAGCAATCGGTATTGTTTTAGAGGGAAGCGTACTAATTAAAGCGGCACATGAAATTTTACATGACGCAGGCGTTAAAAAGAAAGGTCTTGCTATTTTCGCATCAGCCAAATATTTGAACCGTGCAAAGCCTGCAACGAAGCTTGTATGGATGGAAGATTTGGTAGCAACTTCCGGTAATGTTCTTGCCTTCTTAGCCATTGTTATTGCCCACTTAACTGGCTTTTATCAATTAGAAGGTCTTGTATCCATGGTTATCGGTGTGATGATGTTCTTTGTAGTCGGACGTGTTTTCTTAGACAATGCACGAGGAGCTATCGGAGAAACGGATGAAGAAATGCTTGTTCATATCGGCAATTTAGTATTAGAAGATCCTAACATCACGGATATTGCTCGTCTTGAAGTAATTAAAGAAGGTGAATTTTTACACGTTGAATTAATTGCTGAAACAGACCCGAATCTATCGCTTGCTTATTTAGATGATGTTCGTGACCATTTAATAGAACTTCTTTTAAATCAAAAAGGGGTAACGAAAGTAACAATGGCATTTGATGAAGATGACGGTGAACGCTCATGGCAGCATACCGCTACTAAGCCCGAAAAAGAAAAGGGCATGATTTAA
- the yugI gene encoding S1 domain-containing post-transcriptional regulator GSP13: MEKKIEVGDVLSGKVTGIQPYGAFVALDEQTQGLVHISEITYGFVKDVSEFLSVGDEIQVKVLDVDSEQKKISLSIRELQEAPHHRKRDVLPRKSLQDRVDEVDADGFKILQDKLQDWIEQSGQ, translated from the coding sequence ATGGAAAAAAAAATCGAAGTGGGTGACGTACTATCAGGTAAAGTAACAGGAATTCAACCATACGGTGCTTTTGTTGCTTTAGATGAACAAACACAAGGACTTGTGCATATTTCTGAAATCACATACGGTTTCGTAAAAGATGTAAGCGAATTTCTATCTGTAGGGGATGAAATTCAAGTGAAAGTGTTGGACGTTGATTCCGAGCAAAAGAAAATAAGCTTATCTATCCGTGAATTACAAGAAGCGCCTCATCATCGTAAAAGAGATGTTCTACCACGAAAATCATTACAAGATCGCGTGGATGAGGTCGATGCAGATGGATTCAAAATTTTACAAGATAAATTACAAGACTGGATTGAACAATCTGGTCAATAG
- a CDS encoding MFS transporter: MKHNFIIILVANFIVAASTTMIMPFLSLYIDTLGDFTEGYVQKWAGLIFAATFISALLMSPVWGRIADKYGYKPIMIINCFGIATSIFLMGYVQNVEQFFLLRLAMGIVTGFIPTSMAFISKHTAKEVAGKTLGTLQMGSVGGTLFGPVLGGILADAVGFKYTFIITAVSITLAAIIIIIGIHEPTIISKKKNLIYSQKNVIWALFHHRLILNVMLITSLIQIGNFSIQPLLSLYVSELTTSQEVAMLAGITFSAAGLGNILFTRFWGILGDHHGYEKILSYLLVLSVIFIIPQAFVTELWQLIGLRFLFGMVSGGLIPTTTALIRREAPIEVQGEVMGYNQSFRFFGNVIGPVLGGFVASLGGIHSVFYTTGMLFLFAFVVIYFVKKLPRQYMDDILKNRA; the protein is encoded by the coding sequence ATGAAACACAATTTCATTATCATTTTAGTTGCGAATTTTATTGTAGCTGCGTCAACTACAATGATTATGCCCTTTTTATCGCTTTATATTGATACACTTGGGGATTTTACAGAAGGCTATGTTCAAAAATGGGCAGGGCTAATTTTTGCGGCTACCTTTATTTCCGCGTTACTGATGTCACCAGTTTGGGGGCGCATTGCGGATAAATACGGATACAAACCGATTATGATTATTAACTGCTTTGGGATTGCGACAAGTATTTTCTTAATGGGTTATGTACAGAATGTTGAACAGTTCTTTTTACTTCGACTTGCAATGGGTATTGTAACAGGCTTTATTCCAACTTCTATGGCATTCATCAGTAAGCACACAGCAAAAGAAGTTGCTGGAAAGACACTCGGTACATTACAAATGGGGAGTGTTGGCGGAACCCTTTTTGGCCCCGTTTTAGGTGGGATATTAGCAGATGCGGTGGGTTTTAAATATACATTTATTATTACAGCTGTTTCGATTACCCTTGCTGCCATCATCATTATTATTGGAATTCATGAGCCAACTATCATTTCCAAAAAGAAAAATTTGATATACTCTCAAAAAAATGTAATATGGGCCCTTTTCCACCATCGGCTTATTTTAAATGTCATGCTGATTACTTCTCTTATTCAAATTGGAAATTTTAGCATACAACCGCTTTTGTCACTTTATGTATCTGAGTTAACAACATCACAAGAAGTCGCCATGCTTGCTGGAATTACATTTAGTGCTGCAGGGCTTGGAAATATTCTTTTCACCCGTTTTTGGGGCATATTAGGAGATCATCACGGTTATGAAAAAATACTTTCTTACCTCTTGGTACTGTCAGTAATTTTCATTATTCCACAAGCTTTTGTCACGGAACTTTGGCAACTCATCGGCTTACGCTTTTTATTTGGGATGGTTTCAGGTGGGTTAATCCCAACAACCACTGCCTTAATACGTCGTGAAGCACCGATTGAAGTTCAAGGTGAAGTGATGGGCTACAATCAAAGCTTCCGATTTTTTGGGAATGTCATTGGACCTGTATTAGGCGGATTTGTTGCAAGCTTAGGTGGCATTCATTCGGTTTTCTATACAACAGGCATGCTTTTCCTCTTTGCTTTTGTTGTCATTTATTTCGTTAAAAAACTTCCGCGCCAATATATGGATGACATTTTAAAAAATCGTGCTTAA